From the Musa acuminata AAA Group cultivar baxijiao chromosome BXJ3-1, Cavendish_Baxijiao_AAA, whole genome shotgun sequence genome, the window TGGACTTGCAGCAAATCCTCTGGATGAAAATTCAATAAAGATGTAAAATGAAAAGTAATTCACTCAATTGGCTAAACactttctttaaatttaaaataaaaaataattcactcaataaagatgtaaaatgaaaagtgttttttctttaaaaaaacacTTTCTTCACCCTTATGATTAATGATAATACTAAAATATATGAGTCTATCACTGCAGATTGTTTCAAGGAGGATCCTTATAAAAACACAAATCTCTTTAAAAGACAGTCAATGGTCAGTGGAGGGGTAAAATGTTTTTAGCAAACCTAGCttccagaaaagaaaaagatctcCTTTTAGCAACAATACATCAGATTTTATATGAGATTGGAACAACAAATAACTACTGCTAGAAGAAGacccattataaatataatatcttaAAAGACTTAAATAATGTTTACCATCATCATCTCGACTTCCAAAATATCAACAACCGAAACTTTCTCCTGAACCCAAAAGGTTATGCAGACACCTAAATTTGAACCACTATTTAATATACATTATCAGTGAAGACCAACCTGACATAGttcaaacttaaaactgcatatctcTACAAGCATCAATTTTCAGGAGTAAGAAATGACATCATCAAAAGTACAAAAACCAATTTGTGCAATGATGTTAAAAGCAAAGGATAAACCAGTCAATATACCATGCATCTATCACAAACTCGGACTTGCTGAGCATTTTCTTCTGCAGTGAGAGCAATTCTACCCTTTGTGCACTTGTCGCAGAAAATATCGCCACAATTCCTGCAATGATGCTGAAAGTAAAGAATGGAATTGTCATGCTATATCACAAGGAAAATTGTGATATCAAACAACGTTGAAAAGAAAACTGATTAGATGAAAATCATCACCCTGTGATTGAAAGCTCCAAAATCTGATCCACATGATGTGCATTTGCTAACAGCTTCATCCGGAACCTAAATGTATGGCAATACAGGTATGCTTCAACTACTGCAGATCATAAGAATCGTAATAGCAATTCTGAATCAAGGGAAATACAACAATAACTCAAAAATTAAGATACCCAGCTGGCCAGTCAATAATATGGATAGTCTCATTCAGTATACATTGCAAGCCAGATTTACTAATAGCTTCTTTGACCAAAACAACCAGCATATATGAATACATAAACAAAATACATCACAAAAAAAAGGGACACTTCAGCCTCTCATATGCAGCAAACAATATAAAATCAACAAAGGGCAATAGAGCCAGCACCAGCTCCAGAAACAAATAAGGTTTTAAGTCACAAAAACAAATGAAAGTATCTCTAGAATAATCATTTTTTCACACCAACAAATATCAAGTTGAAAAAATTCTTTAATAACCAAAGAAAAAGCATCTAAACTTACCCAGTGATCTTTCTCCCCATTAGCAGGTTTAATCAAGTTCATCCAGTCCACCAAACTTTTTTTCCTTTCAGCTGATTGATCAGATACCTTGCTAGCATCAGCAGCTTCTTCGCCTCTGGTTAGGCTACCATTTCCACCCATCTCCTTAAGCTACAATTTCTTGTCACATTAATTAATTTGTAAACAAAAAACATATTTGCACAAATGAcattgaaatacataaaaagataCTATGGAAACATGTAAAGATTACagccaaaaaaagaaacaaaatagctACGAAGTTTGAGTGACATATTGAGAGAAAATTTATTTACAGTTACAAACACTGTAATGATCTATAGTGTCCGAAGAAGTCCAAATATATAATTAATGCCTATAGCAGGAATTTGACCAGTAATTCAAGGAGTTCAAGAAAGTTATCTACATTCAAAAGAGAAGCTACTCATCTAACAAAATAAGGATTAATGGTTTGCCATGAAGAACTGATCTTTCTGCTGTTTCTTCTTGAGCTTGACATGTTTTGCACAATACTAAGATCAGGCAAGGTCAGATAAGTTTGGGCCGTGCAGATCCTCTAGTAACATGATCAACCTGAAATAAGAGGATGATTCTATGTGTTTTGTGAGATCAAAGAACAATAATTGGTAAATCTAAAAGTACTGTATGATTTTAGAGTATCTGGTCGAAAAATAGATAGTGATGTTGGGtcttgaaaattcaaattatCGCAAATCTGCCAATATACTGAACGACAAGATTTCTAATTTTCCTCTCAGATACATAGGGTTTACCCTTAGACCAGATGTCTCATGTCTCGTGAGCAAATGATTAGTCCCAGCTGATAATATCATAGTTTTCTTCCAGACAATCTTGTCTCACATCTAATCTCAATGATGACCTAGGTTTATTACGAAAAAGTTAAGATCATGCATATGAGTTCTCAAATGTTTTTCAAGCTGCTTCTTAGCGGCCTTCcacaaccctccacctttttcattcggGCTTGGGACCGACATCGGCGGTGTTAAAAACATTTGTACGGATATTCTCCTTACAAGAGAGAGAATAAAAACTAAATCTTTCTTTTAAATAAGATAAAACCTGAAAAACCTAGTAGGAATTTGAAAATGACAATTGTAGAAATGGAAATAAGTATGTCCAAGTACATGGCTTTACTTCCTGTTAAATCACACAAATCAGACCTTGTATGACAATACCATTTTTTGTGCACCTTTTGTTCAATTTTCTAATCCATATATGAACTAGTTAACACAGATGATCATAATAGAAAATGATTTGATGGCATTCTTCATAAGGAAAGGCCTTCGAAGATCAAGAGATAACTTCATTAACAAGcgtattaaaagaaaataaatggaaAGTAAGAAATTACCAAGAGATTAGAAGAGAATcttttagataaaaatttatatgaaaggaaataattaaattgcTCAAACCATCAACGACTTGACTTAAAGAGCCATACTGTAATATCAAAAAACAAATGTTCAAAATTTCTCAAACTATCAGAAATTGAGTTATCTGTCATCATGTTTGCTGTTGTGGTCAAATGCAACTTCTATTTCAGCAGACCCTAAGAGTTCTGCAATAATATATACAATATTTGTAACTTGGATTACATATAATGTGTCTCTAGGATTGCATCCCTAACTTTTAGGTTGCTAAGGTATAATGAAACAAGCAACAATAACATCTAATGCAGGGAAGTCAAAAACTAAAAATGAATAACAAATGCATGTTTAGTGACATGACATTGGCTCCCATGAAATCTAAAATAGCTAAAATTGAAAAAAGCCTAGTGGGCACTTGCTTGTAAGGCTGCTTCATGAATTTTGCACCCTTTTGGTTGAAGATACTGACAATGAGAGTAGTTCCATCATACATCCTAACATCCCCACCAAGTGCCTTCTCTAAGTTACACAATCATCTAGAAGTAACATTCCATACGTTACCAAAAATAAGGTTAATTCAAATCAAAGATGCATCAGAATTACTcctgaaataaaataaatatacacaACAAGGTCTACAATCTCTCTCTAATATCAGTTTCAATATTCTATGAGACCAGCATGATACTAATATATTGGGTCATACCTGATATCACCtgaaaagataatagaaaaaacaaaacaaactagCGTCAGACCGTATGGTCTGAAACCAATCCATAGTCGAAGGTACTGCAGCAGAAGCACACTATTTAAATCCATGCAAAAGACAATTAAAAGACAAGGATACTATTTGAATATAATGCATTGGAGTTTTTGTAACTTACACTATTCAGATACTAAAACTATCCATGCTTGTGAAGTTTTCTATCGTTTTCGACATTAAAGAAATATCATCAACAAATCTGAATGAAAGTGTAAGATAATTAGATATAGACAACAAATGATagatatcatcaaacatcataaaaatatgtctTAATTGAGATATACTCGACTTGAAAGAAATCTTGGCAGAAAATTTCTATCAACTATGCATTACTCTTTCTCTAAAATGGTGAGTTAGAAGATTTCATTACATTTATAAAATACATTTAAATGGCAGAAATTAACTTATCTTTCCCACTTTTTACCAAATGGCAGAAAATAACTCAGAAAGCAATGAATTACATCAGAAACTGAGACACAACACAATTTTCATTGATTTCAATTTTAGTCAGTTTGATTGATAATGATTGTCCGGGCACGATTTAAGACGTGGACTACCTCATTTTAGGCTGTATGGTATGGTTTTTTaccttttttgtaaaaaaaatgctAGGCCCGTTTTCCCTTTTCGAAGACCCGAATCAAAccattttttcttttaaaattacttgaactGGTTCTCCTTCTAAGGTTCGTGTCTCCTCACAAGCCTATTTTGCTCTTTTTGCAACCACCGCCAAGTGTTCTcatcttcttttcctcctcttccaccATAGCCTCCTTCTACCtctatttttcttcctctttcctcCTTCTCCCTTCCTCACCCCTAGTAATGTCATTTTAGTTCATATTGTTGCGAGTAAAGTCATCttagttaaagcatagtaagcaATATAAAATACAACATTAGAGAGCTTTAATGACTACataataattatatcataaatgcataagaacTTCTTCCTGATAAAATTACACATTCAATATCAAGGGCTTGGATTCCACACTTGGCTTCATCACCCTTTCTAGAGCCAATATGAAGCCTTTGATTTCAATAAGCAAGcctaaacaaaactttggatcaGTTAGCATAACTAGAATCTTGATTACAAGCACTCTAGAAAGCTACTGTAAGTTCAAACTAGACAGCATAAGACCTGACAACGAAGAAAATTCATTCTACATATCGCAATTGTGGTTACCCAAGAAATGAAGAGAAAAAAACCATTAATAAGTTACTCTCTAATTTCATCAGAACAAACACACTCAATTGAGAAAAACCCAAGGTCAAGGAGAGTTTATAGATCATTAAATTTTGGTTATACTATTCCACAGCAATTTTGGAAAGGAGAATGGAACGACCCAAATTATAAGAGTGTCATCTGGTCAATAAGTTACTCCCTAATTTCGCCAGAACAAACACACTCAATTAGAAAAAATCTAAGATTGAGAAGAATTTATAGATCATTAAATTTTGGTTATACTATTCCATAGAAAttttgaaaaggagaaagcaaataGCCTATATTATAGGAGTGTCATATGGTCACTAATCCTTCTCAAGAATATGACGAATAACAACCACCAATAGAGAACTCCAAGATCACAAAaaaggtagctttgcatttaatatttctatttaaggccacaaaaaaatttgaaaattacATTTGCTTTCATAATTTCAGACTTTTTGAGAttctctgattttttttttaatttctctaaCCCAATTCCCTAGCTTCAAGAGACATTAACGTAACCAAAGAACCCGCCAACACCAAAGCTTATTCAGCCAGATAGAAAGCAACTACGATTGTGactatttgaatttaaatcacaACCATTGAAAACCTCAAGATTATACAACCCCAATAAATATAACCTATCATACAACATCTCAATGGATGACAATAGCTATCCATGATGTCTTCATCCGTTAGTATTGTTGACAACACTGGATGACTTTTATGAATCTTGAAGGAGACATATATAAAGAGATGCACAAATTactaaatatgacatgtcatgtaGGACTAGATAAGCGACatcaatcaaatatttcctatgtAAGATTAAAGAATGGAGTTCAAGTCAGAAAGATGCCTCAGAaagatatattttctgaatttcatcattcaatgacacagccaaagcaataatatactcctagATTCTAGACCTCTAGAAATGCACACTTAAAGCAACCATAGAACAATTTGCTACATCATGATCAATGGGGAAATAGAAACATACTTTTGGCAAGTGTAACAGCATGAGCTAATTGTGCAAATTCTTCAAGTGATTCATCAACAGCAAACGATGATGTTGATAATTCAGTGCCTTTACATTCAACTCCAACAAGGTAGGCTTCCTCTTGACAAACCTATATTCTTAATATGAtaattctttatttttaaaatgatGAATAAATGAGCTATATATCAGTTTGTAATATATTTTGCCAGAAAAGTGCAAATTGAAAAAGAcgcaaataaaagagaaaaaacaaaggCTAAAGGAATTGAaatgtgtctaaaaatattattcatgaatgatctatgataaaagaatatct encodes:
- the LOC108951986 gene encoding protein FREE1-like isoform X4; this encodes MGGNGSLTRGEEAADASKVSDQSAERKKSLVDWMNLIKPANGEKDHWVPDEAVSKCTSCGSDFGAFNHRHHCRNCGDIFCDKCTKGRIALTAEENAQQVRVCDRCMAEVSQRLSNAKETVSKPVGLQSHEDLVRRLQEELNKNRKSGSNSDESWKPMREVACPICTVHLQVQVPASGSQTIECGVCQHPFLVDAGRVSHSPTSSQ